The Colius striatus isolate bColStr4 chromosome 8, bColStr4.1.hap1, whole genome shotgun sequence genome includes the window AAACTTCCTCTGATTTTAAATTCATCCAAAATTTCCTCCAGGAAGATACAAGCCCATGAATAACCACTACActgacatttccttttgtctACAAATTCATTGTTTGAAGTAAAGGGATGGTTTatgatattttcattattgTGATCATATCAGTGCTTGGGTATTTTAGGTAAAGTGATTTTGTGCATACTACATACTTAACTacaaaaagtaattatttaaaataatttgaaccTAAattcaagtattttaaatgcattttaaatatttagcaGGTTAAATGCATCATCTGAGCTGTGCATTAAAGAGGTATCATCTGTCTAATACCTTTCTCAGTGCTACTAGATGTCTCCTGCTGTACTGTTGCATTGTCATACTAACAGAataatattttgtctttaataaaTGTCAAAAGAAGTCAACCAATGATTGCATTTCTCTGCTCCTGGGTACACTGAACACAACCTTTTTTAGATACCCTCATTGATATTCACAAACCAGTTGACCTTTTTTAATCACGTCATTATGTAAGGGACAGAATGCACTTTATCTCTTCCTTACAGTGATGCTCTTGCTGAGGAGAATATGATTAATATACGAAAGACAAGACGATATTGactcctgcagctgccctctgctcagcacagaAGGAATTGTTCAGAGTATTACACTGGGTTCTTAGCCACGAATACAATTGTAATACTATAATCTGAGCTTGGCATTGTAGGTCTGATCCTATATGCATTGCACAAATAGCACTGCAGTTCAAGCAAGTGGAATTTCTGGAGGCTGAAGAAGTTTTAGCATACATGATCTTTGCCTGTTTATAGAAATAAAATGGTAATTCATGTCATATTGCCAAAGTAGGCCTGGATTCCTTTGCTGTCTGcctttcagttttctcttgGTTTCGCACTTGGATTTGCGTGTTGCTGTAAAGGGGAGCAGCGGTCCTATGGAATCCCACATCTGTACATCTCTGTCCATCTGTGACTCAGTTGGCACTGCTACTATTCCTACCAGAGGAACAGAAGATCCCTTCAAACACAGCAGTCAGTACAAATGTAGCTGTACCACTCAAACAGTATCATTAGCTACTGTCATGTCTAAAGCAATGAATGACCCAAGACAGGCACTATCCGGTCAGAAAGAAGACATGATTTATATCCTGAGGATACGCAGACAACTGCGAGAGGGAGGAAAGCGCTAGGTAAGCGGAACTGCCAGGCTGGTGTTTGGCAAATTAATGCCACAATGTCTATGCTTTATGAACAAGCTAGCTAGAGCCTACTGTTGTATAGAGACAGAGAAAGCTAGTGTGGAGAGTATGGGCATGGGTGGTGTATGCAGAGCTATGCTACAcacagctgtgctgggcagTGGTGTAAGCTACTTCAGTCAATACCCACCCTGACACCCACTGGGTACTCAGCACATACTAAGGGCAAAGCAAATCCTATTGCTCATGAAGAAAACCACTGCACACTACAGCATTCTCCATTGCTATAAGGTGTTGGGATGCTGCTGTTAACCCACCAAACATGGAGACAGAGGCGAGATAATTTCTCTGAGCTGCTTATCTGTGATGAAGCCAGAACAGTTTGTGCACCGAGGCAGAGCCACAAGAGCAGATCCAAAGGCAGGGGCAGTTATGCTGGACTTTGAGCAGAACTGCAAAGCTACTAAACCTCAAAACTATCCACCCTCCTAGGTTTTTTCTCAAGATATCAGAAAAGGCTAAACTTGTCACATTAGGCACCAGTTTGAGGGGACCAGTGCCTCACATGGATCGTGGCGTTGTGTGCCACTCGCTGATGAAGCAGTCTTCTCATGTGAAACAGAAGTAAGGCTATCTCTTATGGAAGAGATTGCTGTTCTTCCACTAGCTTTCCTCCTGGTCTTAACCACTCAAAGCTCACGAGGCAATGGGATATGTGGAAAAAGATGTATTCTCAAAGAATTTGAAAGTTCAGTGAGCACTCTGAGAATGAAGGATTAGTGAGCATCCAACAGAAATGACTGTATGAGCACACCAAGAAACATTGGTGTGTATTAAACTAAAGCTggttaaaaccagaaaaaaaatacatttattgagAAAATTAAGATCAGTGTATTTAGTACTTTCAGGCACAGTATATTTcagatatatgtatatattttaatacaaCTTACATTAATTTAAACCACTAAATGTTCATTATGCTGCTAAccccctttctccctcctccccacacaGTTAACTAAGGTTACTGTAAGTCTGAGATTTCCCAGATATGTTTGCTttttatctgaaagaaaaggtgAACTTTGGCCACCAGACACGGATTAGTCTAGCAGAGTCAGCAGCAGTAGCTCAGGTCCTGTGCTGGCTGTAGAAAGTAATGTCCCAAAGCTGCCATACACACAGCCTGACAGTGCTGTCCATGCAGAGCCAGGCCGCAGGGACATGTCACACAGACTTTGCCTGAGCtgtgcagcagagcctgggcaGTCCTGCCTTGTTACAAGCACAAGAAGAGTTTCTCTCTGGCTGTGCAGAACGGAGCACATCAGACTCTTTTCCTATGAATTGCACAAGATGTGAAGCTGTACTTCCATCTGGCATTTCCCAGAAATACCAAAATCTCATTCTAGGCAGGTAAATCCCAGCAAGTGCTGGGAATTCACCACAGAAGGTAAACAATAACCTGTGAGCATGCGCACCATATGCAGCAAAAAATTCCCCAGGCGGGAGGGGAAAGTGAAGGATTTTTACCCCTGAAATGTATGTGTGTTGGCAGGGGAGGAGCTGGACGAGCTGTCTCACCCTTGCCATGGGCTAGGGAAGAGAACAAGTGCACGGTAAACAGTCCTGCCTGCTGGAATCACCCTCCCAATGAAATATCTTTAGGGGAGAAGCTGTACATTTTTGTTCACAGCAGTCTATTCTGCTGACACTGAAGAGGAGCAGCAACGTTGTCCTTCAGCAATGTTGTAAACCAGTGCAAcgaagtaattaaaaaatgcagTTACTTCAGCAGTGTGGAGCAGTGTTTGCACCTCCCTCCTGCCGGGGCTGTGGGTTTCCATGGGAGCACCTTGGCCCGGGGGTGACAGTGCCAGTGAGAAATGGGCACCATGGTGGGTCAGCAACATCACAGAATCCACAGCAAAATCATCCTGTAGGGGAAAGACCTATAAAACTAGAAACACATTTGCTTTGTAAATCTAATTATCATTGAAGTTTCTAAGTAACATAATTTTGCAGTGTTTGGAATAACATTTTCCcaggccttttttttcctttttacataAGTCTATTGCATTACTGCTTCCCTGGGTATTGATGGAGTGAGGTTGCAACTGCTAGAGCACTCCCTGAGCAAAGCCTGCAGGTGCTTCTCTAGTTAAATCTTCGACTCTTGGAAGCTGTGATACCATATGGACTAATTGCTCTTAATTTTTGAGCAGCAAAAGAGAACTTTAATTTGCCTACAGACATATGACCCAGCTTCTGGGGAATTAAGCTACCCAATGACCTTTTATTAATGCATATAGTTTAAAATCAGCTTCAACAGTCACAGTGGTCCTTCACAGATCAGTATCCTTACAGTCAGAAATAACAGATTCCCTCTTTGGATGGCATCTAAATCTGAAAGAATTGTTTGATTCAAAGGAGCAGTTGTAGCCACAAGCTTAGCTTGATTCAAATATGATTATACTCGCCACGCCATGCAGATAGCCTGATGTATTATTTGAGCAGCAAGTTCACTCATTGCACGACTGATCTCGAATCTCACCATTTGGGCAAAAAGGCTTTAGGGAACCGCCCGCCCGCGCCACCAGTCACGTTCCCTGTCGGCACCGTCCGCTAACCAAGGGGACGCCCGGCGCATTCTCAGCTTGCCGCGCCCGGCCGCACCGTTTCTCCCGAGGCAGCAGAAGCCGCCTTTCGGCCTCGCTTTGGCGCCGCCGGGCCGGCGAGCGCTGATTGGCTGCTTTGAATCATGTCGGCGCGGCGCGATTGGCGGGGCTGGGCGGCGCGCGGCTAGTTCGAACGGCGCCGGGCCCGCCCCTCCCCGCGCGGTCGCGGCCGGACTCGCGGCAGGAGCGGGCTCAGGCTCGGGTTCGGCGGCCGCTCAGGTGAGGGCCGGCGGGGGCCGTGGCGCTGCGGTGGGACGGGGGAGGCGAGCGGCCGGCGCCTGACAGCTCCGGTGGGGGGTTGGCGTGTCCCGCTTCACGGCGGGGCAACGCACTGAGGCAGGCGCGGCCCCCCTTGCCCCTTCCTGACGGGGGTGAGATCGCCCttgagagctggggagggggggcggCTCCTCCACCAGGTGTTCGCCGGGCCCTGCTCTGAGGGCGATTTCGGGCCGATACGGCCTGTGACAGCGGGGAAGGAGTTGGACCGGCCGCTTCTGGCGCCGGTTGCGCTGTCGGCGGGCCGGGGGCGAGAGCTGCCGGCCCGTCCTTAGCGGCTGTCGGAACTCAAAAGCCTCCCTGCACTTGGAAGTAGCGCATATTCGGTCCTTACCTCGTAACGCCTCTGAACTTGGCCTTAAAGCTCAGCTGCGCTCAGTGCAGAGGTCAAGAGCGGTAAGGACGGCGTGAGCCGCTAGTCCCAGCAGTTCCTAACGCCTCCCGAGATCATGTGCCTGGGAGCATCGTTGCTTTGCAGCTGTGGAGGCTGCTGTACACTTGTGAATAATATGGGCCCCATGCTCCTTTACATTTTTAGTATCAAACCCTAGTGTTTCAGATACTGAGGTTGCTGCTAATGAGTAGCTACGTAAAAGCCATGAGTAGGGTGTGTTTTTTCAATTGCTTGGTGGAGCTTTCTCACACAAGCATCTTTTGCCTTTGGGTTGGTTTCTGCTCGTCCTTTGGGATGGTAGTTGAGAGTGGCGAGTGTTGCACCATTACATCCTAACTGTGCAGGACAAAATGACCTTCCAAAGACATGGGATTATTTCAGTGACTCAGCCATGCTCAGAACACACAAAcctcatgttttttttctctatttgttTCAGGGATAACCATAGCAATGGAAGATTACACAAAAATAGAGAAGATTGGGGAAGGTAAGTATGGAGAAGTTGTAATGTTCCAGTCTGAGTTGTCAAGTGTCATAGAAGCTCTGTGCTCTCTAGCTATTAGAGGAACAACTGAGATTAAACTAGATGGCAGAATAAGCCAGTGGTTTGTTTACTGTGGTAATTGTACATAAAAGCTTTCAGACTGCCTTTCGTTTGAAAGATAACGTGTCAGTTTGAAGCAACTGATTGCTATTGAGAAGTATATGCCTTCATGTTGATGGTTAATGGCGTAACTCTCTTCCAAGgggcaaaacaaaaaatgatgtTCTGAGGCCTGAGACCAGCTTTTCCATTTAGGAAGGTCCTCTGTTCCTTTGGGTGTGAGCTTGTGATCACTTTCTCCTGAGGCTGTACAGCATGGTATAGTTATTTTGCTTAGAGCTGCTGATAGGGAGTAGTGGTTGGTGGATTGTTCTGTTTGGATTTTATCAGGTCACTAGTCAAGGGAAAGAGGACATTGTAAATCTCTGTGGAGAAGCGAATTTTAACAATTAACTTGCTATAAGgcattaaaattgttttaatgcaGATGTTAATCGCAAGCTTTCTTTCATGGGGAATCCAGCCTTTGTTAAATGTAGAAGTCAGTACAGTTTATGATGCTTTAGCCTTTGTAGACTTGGGAATTTGCAGTATGTTACTCTGAGAAGGCACTCTCTACGGTAACAGTAAAATGTGTGGGTTTGGATCTTGCAACAGAGCTTTGTAACTGAAGCCTCATGCAAGAATCTTCCTGAAAGCAGTCTGTTTGAGCTTAATCTGAGGGATTAATGCTTCAAGAGGGATGATGAGAGCTAAGCTGTCTTGTTTTGTTGAGGGTTCTGCTCTTGTGAACAGTGGTGATAagaataaattattaatttgaTATTTACTACTGGTTACAATTTTAGCTTCTGCTGTGACCCACAGCACTACCCTCTCTCCTGCACTGAGGATTGTGCTAGAGGTATTTTTGTAGATCTGACCAACAGATGGGTAGATCTCTGCAGAGGAAGCAATACTTTTGTTGCAGCTAAACCTTTAACCTTTTAATATGATGTATCAATGGCAAAATCATAACTACTTGGGGATGAAGTATGGTGATCTTACCTGAAAGTTAATAAAACTGTAACTCAGAGTGTCTGATTTTACAACTACATCCTCCAAACATTCAAGTTTCCTAACAAATGATACTGTTTATGGGTGGCAtgctttaaacaaacaaaactattgCACGATTAAACTGACAAAACTAAGTGGTAGTTAGTAATCATGccaaataattaaataaaaaatacttgatTGCAAGGACTTTGGCTTATGTTTGTGATTCTTATTTGTGGTGACTTGTCTGTACCCGAAGCTGGTATTTCCTACAtgtatttcactgtctttttgttcaGGTACCTATGGTGTCGTGTATAAAGGTCGGCACAAAACCACAGGTCAAGTGGTCGCAATGAAGAAAATACGGCTCGAAAGTGAAGAGGAAGGTGTTCCAAGTACTGCTATCCGGGAAATCTCTCTGTTAAAAGAGCTGAATCATCCCAATATAGTCTGGTATGCATATATTGCTATTTGGCTGAACTCTTTCAAGGGTACTAGGTCCcttcaaataaattatttttctaccaCTCTAGTGAGGTGAGAGCTTTTCTGGTTAATACAGATACCTGCTTTGCAGCAGATATCTGTAGTCTCACCTCCTGTGTGACACTTTACTAATTAAGACTTCCTCATGCTTCTTTCCCTTCTAGGAATGTTAAGAAATGTTGTTTTCTGCAATTTATGTATATAATCTTTAGAGCAAGATATTGTCAGAATGGAAATGGCACATCTCATGACAACTGTTTGAAGCTGTTGCTTTAATCACTCTCAGAATTTTATTTGTCACCTTGGAATAAGCCATTTGACCTTGGTGTTCTTATGTGAGCCACTGTCATCAATCACTTCCTTGCTGTTTTGTAGTGCAGATTTACATGTGTTATGATGCTGTTGTAGCTGGCCCATCTGAGCTATAAGTGAAACTTCTGTTAGTGACTGCTGGACATGTAGAACTGATTGCAGCTATTGCTTTACCAACAAAATGTTTAATTGCTCTTTGATGCAGCAAAACACTATTTCTAATGTGCCTTAAAATTGGCCAAGTTCCAGCCATGTAGTGTCTTAATGTATGTGTGCTTGGGTTTAGGGACCCTTAGAATTCATTAAGGATGAAGATGCTTAAAAACCTGTGCAAATCCTGCTGTGCCTGCTAGAGTCCTATTATAACATTCCCTTAAACCCTCTTAGTAATTTAGGCTCTGCTGTAATAAGCcagcttcaaacagaagctggGCACAAAtatccagtctttttttttaatggcaacaATACTTTTTTTGTGACTCCCTGTGTTTGACAGTGGGCTTGAGGGAACACAAGTTTGAGGAAGCACATAGGTTTTTTTGATCCAGTCTGAAACATTCACATATACTCAGTTTTTCCAGACGACAGAATAACTCACCATGTCTATTAATCTTGGGAGactgaaagctttttaaaactTAGTAGAAACTTGGAAATGTCAGCTTGTATCCCCATTGAGAGGGGGAAATGTAACTGTTGAGTCCATCCACGTGGCAATGGAGTTGATTCTATACTCAATTTTTAGTCTTCAGGATGTTCTCATGCAGGATTCAAGACTGTACCTCGTCTTTGAGTTCCTTTCCATGGATCTCAAGAAATACTTGGATACTATTCCATCTGACCAATATTTGGATCGTTCACGAGTTAAGGTAATGAGGACAATTTCTTGTATAAGAGAAATTAACTTAATGATGATCTATAAAGCTGTAAGCACCTCTTATTTTCAGTATAATTAACTCCTTGAGGAGAAATGAAAGGTTAAAGAAGCAGCTGTGGATAATAAGATGAATCTGAGTTTTGCTCTCAAATACCACTTCAAATTCTTTTAATTGCTGAAATTAAACTGCCTTAAACTAACTTAAAGAATTCCTTTGTGTGGCTTTATGACTTGACATTAACTCAGTATCTGCAAGGCTTTCAATCTCAATTTGCCAGTAATGTGGGGAGAGCTACTGTAAGGGAATAGTTTTATGTTGTGGGACACTGACTTGTACTAAAGGTTACCCTCTTGTTTGTTCTCCTCACTTCATCCTTTCCAGAGTTACTTGTATCAAATCTTGCAAGGAATTGTCTTCTGCCATTCACGTAGAGTTCTGCACAGAGACTTAAAACCTCAGAATCTCTTGATAGATGACAAAGGAGTGATTAAACTGGCGGACTTTGGACTGGCTCGAGCCTTTGGAATTCCTGTGCGAGTATACACTCATGAAGTGAGTTGGAACATCCTCTTGATGATTTAGACTGTGCTTGCAAGCTTCCCAGCAGTAATGGAATACGAAACACctaaaaaaatcaggttttgaTGTTGTATCTTAACAGTATAAAAAAACCTCTATATTTTGGGTTGATCTTGTTCAACAACTTTCCATCTCCCTGAATGGGGTTTTATTCCAAGGTTCCAAAGCATATTATGAATCTCATTATTACTTTGATGATGAACTTGTTGCTTGCTGTTTCATAAGGGCAGTTTTGCTTCACAAAGTCCTCAAGTTTGTTGAGGGTTTTAGTGGCTAGGTGCTAAAGGCTTCCTGCTCTTGGGGAAGCAGTGCAAGCAACTGCTTTCCTTGCAGTAGAAACTGCTGCAATGGAGTTTGTCTATAACTGAAGTTTGAAGCTAGTATTTTTACTACAACTTCTACCAAAAAGTTGTGAATGCTACTTATTAATGGCTTGCAGTCAATTAGAAGACCTGTTTCTATAAACTTACAGATATCCCTTTGTTCAATAGGTAGTGACTCTGTGGTACAGGTCTCCAGAGGTGTTGCTAGGATCTGCACGCTACTCCACTCCTGTAGATATATGGAGCATAGGTACCATATTTGCTGAGCTGGCAACTAAAAAGCCACTTTTCCATGGGGACTCAGAGATTGACCAGCTCTTCAGAATCTTCAGGTATGTCAGGGTGAACTTTTCCTTGCTACTTGTCCAGCACTGCATGACAGTGCTGTGTGTTTATTAGAACCATAGTAGTGCCTACAGATTTCAGACTAAAGTGCTTCCTATCTTGCTTATGCTTGCATAGAGCTTTAGGAACCCCCAACAATGAGGTGTGGCCTGAAGTGGAATCCCTGCAAGACTATAAAAACACATTCCCAAAATGGAAACCTGGCAGCCTTGGAACACATGTCAAAAACTTAGATGAAGATGGACTCGATCTGCTGTCTGTAAGTAGAATTGTTATGTTTgaaaaagaccttcaagatcacctagtccaaccagtcacctcacactgccaatcccatcactaaactatatccctcagcacttcatctacgtgtcttttgaatatctccatgAATGATgactccacctccctgggcagccagttccaaGGCTTAATAagcctctcagtgaaaaagttcttcctaatgtcccatctaaacctcccctggcacaagttaaatccatttcctcacGTTCTAccatttgttactggagagaggAGACCGATCCCCATCTCCCAACAACTCTCCTTCAggtgtagagagtgatcatgtctcctttcagcctcctcttcaccaggctaaacatccccagctccctcagctgctcctcataagacctgttctctagacccttcactgTCTTtactgcctgtctctggacatgctccagcacctccatgtccttgtgTGAGAGGCcaagaactgggcacagtagtCTTTCTTAAACTGCAGATTAAGAAACTGAACAAGTAGTCTGAAATACTCCAGCATACATAAAGCTTATAGTGATCAGTCATGGCTAAAATGAAGATATGGAAATCTTTAAGCTCTCGGCAGTGCTATGGGCTGTCAGCCTTGTAGAACTAATGCTTTGTGTGATATTCACTCTTTTCAGAA containing:
- the CDK1 gene encoding cyclin-dependent kinase 1 yields the protein MEDYTKIEKIGEGTYGVVYKGRHKTTGQVVAMKKIRLESEEEGVPSTAIREISLLKELNHPNIVCLQDVLMQDSRLYLVFEFLSMDLKKYLDTIPSDQYLDRSRVKSYLYQILQGIVFCHSRRVLHRDLKPQNLLIDDKGVIKLADFGLARAFGIPVRVYTHEVVTLWYRSPEVLLGSARYSTPVDIWSIGTIFAELATKKPLFHGDSEIDQLFRIFRALGTPNNEVWPEVESLQDYKNTFPKWKPGSLGTHVKNLDEDGLDLLSKMLIYDPAKRISGKMALNHPYFDDLDKSTLPANLIKK